From the genome of Chthoniobacterales bacterium:
TACATGGCCTTGGTCCCGATCATCCAGCCGCCGATCATGCGCTTGCTCACCACGCGCCGCGAGCGCGAGATCAAGATGGCAAGCCCGAAAGGCCAAGTCTCCCGGGCCGCTCTCATCGCGTTCCCCATCGTTGTTGTTGTTCTCACGGGCATCGTCGCCCCCAAGGGCCTTCCACTCATGGGAATGATCATGCTGGGAAATTTCATGAAGGTGAGCGGCGTCGTGACGCGACTCACCGGCGCGGCGGAAAACGAAATCACCAACGTTGCCACGCTTTTCCTCGGCCTGGCCATCGGAGGAACCATGGCCGGACCGCAATTTCTCACCAAGGAAACGCTCATGGTTTTCGCCCTCGGTTTCGTCGCGATCGTGATGGACACCATCGGCGGGATCGGGCTGGGCAAACTCTGGTGCTGGCTGTCCGGAGGCAAGGTCAATCCGCTGGTCGGGGCGGCGGGCATCTCCGCCTACCCGATGGCCGCGCGCCTTGTGCAGACCGAAGGCCAGCGCTGGAACAAACACAACTTTCTCCTCATGCACGCCATGGCCGCCAACACCGGCGGCCAGGTCGGCTCGGTGATGGCAGCTGCCATCATGCTTTCGGTCCTGAAGGGATTGGGGATTCTCTGAAGGTCTCGGTATCCTGCCGAACCGGAATTTCAGGCTTGGGGGCCGTCCAGATCAATGCGCTCGCCGCTTCGGAACAATGCGGCGATGGCAACCGTGAAAATCGTGCCGATCAGCACGTAGTAAGGCCACGCAACCGCCGGCCACCATGCGGGGAGAAAGGCGCCGAAGGACCATTCCTGCGGGATGAGTTCCCCGCGCAGCAAAGCGCCGAGATCCACCGCAGGCACCTTCACCCGACCGAGCACAAGCACCGCGGCGATCCCCGCGAGCATCGCCACCACGTTGGCGCGGTCGCAACCGCGCGTGCGGGTCAGCATTCCGAGGAGGAACACGCCGAGCAGACTGCCGTAGCTGTAGCCGAGGATGCCGAGGGCCAGGGGAATGATCGTGATGTTTGTCTGCAAAACCGCGTAGGCGGCCGCCGTGGCAACACCGACCATCAGCGCGCCGAACACCGCCGTGGAAATGCGCGCCACCGCCACGGAACGGCGGTCGGATGCCCCGGCCCCGCCAAGGTAAGGCACATAAAAATCTTTCACGAACGAGGTGGCCAACGCGTTGAGCGCAGCCGAAGTCGAACCCATCATGGTGGCAAACACGCCGGCGACAATGAGACCGCGCACCACCACCGGCATTTCGTTGACGATGTAATAGGCAAACACCTCGTTGTGCTGCGCGGGCAATGACGGGTCGGGAGAGATCTCGTAATGCACCGCCAACAGCAGGCCGATGGCGAGAAAACCGAGCACGATAGGGATGTCGGCGAAACCGCTGACGATGAGGGACCGCTTGGCCTTGGCCGTGTTCTCCGCCGTAAGCAAACGCTGCACCATGTCCTGGTCCGTGCCGTGCGTCGCCATGGTGAATACGGTCGAACCGATGATCGCGGCGAAAATCGTGTAAGGCGTCTCGAGCATGCCTTTGAGCGCATCGAGGAAAGGCTTCGAGGAATCCCATCCCGTCTGGAACATCCCCGCCCCGGGATTGGCAGCGAGGCTCTGCGACACCGTCTGCCATCCGCCGGGAATCGAAAAGAAGATCGCGCCGATGGCGAAAAAGATCGCGCCGATCATCAGGCAGGCTTGGATGAGGTCCGTCCACACCACCGCTTTGATGCCACCCACCGCGGTGTAAAGCGTCGTCACCAACGTGGTGAAAAGAATCCCCCAGAAATATGTCGCCAGCGTCACGGGCGCGCCGGGAAAAAGATACCTCCATATGACCACGATGATGACACCGCCGAGGTAGAGCCTCACGCCGATGCCGAGCACGCGGGTGACGAGGAAGATCCCGCTGGCCATGTTGCGGGTGGAGGCCCCGAAACGGCGGTCGAGGAACTCGTAAATGCTCTGGACGTTGTTGCGGTAGTAGGGACCGATGAAAATGTAGGCAATGATGAAGCGGGCGATCACCGTGCCGATGGCCAGCTGCGCGTAGGCGAAGCTGCGCGTCTTGAATCCCTCGGCCGGCGCGCCGAGGAACGTCGCCGCACTCGTCTCCGCCGCGATGATCGAAGCCAACACCGCCCACCACGGGATGCGGTGTCCGCCGAGAGTGAACTCCTGAAGGCTGTTGCTGCCGCGCCCCGCGCGCAGGCCGATGCCGACGATCACCGCAAAATAAACAGCGACCACGATGGCGTCGATGATGAGGGCGGTCTGCATGGGGCGGGATTCCGGTTCTCGCACGGAAGCCGGCAGGGACTTCCGCGCAAGAGGCGTTTACGAACGGCGAGTGTCTGTTAGACTGGCGCGCTTGCGCGAGCAGAAATGCAGTCAGAGCGCCCAACCCGCCGCCAATAGAATATGGACACCATTGTCATCGGACACCGCAACCCCGACATGGACTCGGTGTGCTCGGCGATCGCTTACGCTTCGCTCAAGACGCGTCTCGGCAGCGCCGGGGTCCGTGCCGCGCGTGCGGGCGCCCTGAACGAGCGCATCACTTTCGTCCTGGAAAAATTCGGTGTCCCGCAGCCCGACTTTGTTCCCGACGTCACGCCGCGGGTGCGCGACGTGATGATCGCCGAATATGTGGCCGCGCATCCCGACCGCCCGGTGGCCGAATCCCTGGAGAAGATGTCTTCGTTGCGCCTGCGCGCGCTGCCGGTGGTCGATGACGAAAGGCGCTTCCGCGGCGTGGTCAGCGAAAACAAACTTCTCGAGCGCGTCTTGCCCGCGCCGGAGTCCGCTTCGCAAGCCCGCAAGGTCACGGCCTCGCTGGCCAACATCGCCAAAACTTTCGACGGCGTCCCGCAGACCGGCGCACTGCCGGAGAACGAGGAAGAATACGCCCTCATCGTGGCGGCCATGAGCATCGGCACTTTCGTCGAGCGCATGGTGAACATGGACCGCCCGCGCACGGTGCTCTTCGTTGGTGATCGCGAAAACGTGCAACTCGAGGCGATCCGCGGCGGGGTCCGCGCCCTCGTGGTCACCGGCGGATGCGAAATCCCGGAGCCCTTGCTGGAGGAAGCGCGGCGCCGCGACTGCTGCATCATCTCTTCGCAACTGGACACGGCAACCAGCGTCATTCTCGCCCGCGGTGCGGTGGTGGCGCGCCATGTGATGGAGCCGGTGGCGGAAAAGTTCGACGCGGACATGGCCCTCTCGCTCGCCCGGCGCTCCGTGGCCCTCTCCAACAAATTCATTTTTCCCGTCATCGACGCGGAAGGGCGGCTGGAAGGCATCCTGTCCAAAAGCGACTTCCTCAAGTCCCCTGCCCGCCAGCTGGTCCTCGTCGATCACAATGAACTCTCCCAAGCGGTGCCCGGGGCGAGCGAGGTGCCGATCGTCGAAATCCTCGACCACCACCGTCTGGGCAACATGCCTACCGAAGCGCCGATCCTTTTCATCAACCAGCCGGTCGGATCGACCTGCACGCTGGTGGCCGATCTGCACCGCCGCAACGGCATCGACCCCGAGCGCGCCGTTGCCGGACTGCTCATGGCCGGGATCATTGCCGACACCCTCAACGGGACTTCGCCCACCGCGACCGACCTCGACCGTCGCTACCTGCGGGAACTTTCGGAATTCGCCGGGATCCCGGCTTCGGAGCTGGCCGGGCAAATTTTCTCCGTCGGCTCACCGCTGCAAACACTCACGCCGGAACAGGTTGTCACCGCCGATTGCAAGGAATACGAGGAGCGCGGCGTGCGCTTCAGCGTTTCGCAGATCGAGGAGGTGACCTTCCTGCACTTCGAACAGCGGCGCGAGCAACTGCAGTCCGCCCTGCGCGAAAGGATGGCTGAACGCAGACTGCTTTTTGCCGCGCTGCTCGTCACGGACATCAACAAGCAGAATTCTTATCTTCTGGTGGAGGGGGACGCGGACTACTTGCGCACCATCCACTATCCGGAACAGTCGGACCGTGTCTGGTTTCTCGAGGGAGTCGTCTCGCGCAAAAAACAGCTCCTGCCCTTCCTCACGGAATGCCTGGCCGCCGTGCGGTAGCCGGAGGTTGATTTGGGCCTGGGGAGGGGATTTTTGGAGGCAAAAATAGTCATAAGTTGTTTTCCTCCAACAAATAAAAGAATTATTTGACGTCCTTCCAAGCTCACCCCTACGCTTTTCGGGTATCCGAGCATGCATAGAAAGGATGTGAGCAAATAATGCCCGAAGTTATCGTTCGAAAAGGAGAACCCATCGACCGCGCCATCAAACGCTTGAAAGCGAAGTTGGACTCCGAGGGGATCATGGAAGAAGTGCGTCGTCTGCGCGCTTTTGAGACCCCCACGCAAAAGTCCCGCCGCAAAGCGAAATCCAACGCCAAGCGCGCCAAGATGAAGTTCCGCTTCAGCCTTTCCTAAAGCCACTTCTGTTGAATCAACATCCGCGCATCTTTATCGCAGGTTGCGGTTATACCGGCGAAAGATGCGCGGAATTTTTTTGCCGTGAAGGAGCCGCCGTCACCGCCCTCGTCTCCTCCCCCGGGTCCCGGCAGAGATTGTCGGGAAAACCTTACGAGATCCTGGTGGCCGATGCCGCCGACCCCGCGATGCTCGAAGCAGCGCTTTCGCGCTGCGGACAACCGGACATTCTCATCCATTGCCTGAGCGGCAAAGCCGGACGCGATGCCGCGGCCTACCGCGTCACTTACGTCGCGACTCTGCGAAACCTGCTGGCATCGCTGCACCCCAAATTCTGCGTCTTCACCGGCAGCACTTCGGTTTACACGCAAAACGACGGCTCGACGGTCACCGAGGAATCGGCATGCGGAGGCACACCGACGGCCGATGTCCTGCTTGAAGCGGAGCGGATCGCGCTTGCTGCCGGCGGCGCCGTGGTGCGGCTCGGCGGCATTTACGGTCCGGGCCGCACGCGCTTCATCGAATCGGCTTTGGAGCGCGGGACTTCCCCCTTCGGCAGCCCGGAGGCTTTCATCAATATGATCCACCGCGACGACGCCGCCCGCGCTCTCTGCCATGCGGGCCGGTCACGTCTCCACGGCATCTACAATGCCGTCGATGATCATCCCGCGCGCCGCGATGACTTGGCCGAGGACATTCGCACGGATCAACCCGTCCGGAACGCGCATCTTGCTCCGGCCACCGGAAAACGCGTCAGCAACGCAAAGCTCCGGTCATCCGGTTGGCACCCGCTTTACCCTTCGATCCTGGACGCGCTGCACAACGATCCGGACCTCGCGGCGTTACGAACTCAGTAGAGTCCGATAAAATCGCCGGTCCAAGCGGACGGCCACTCGAACCCGAAGGGCGCCGCGCCCATGTAATAGGGATCGCTGTAATAAGGATGACGCGGGATGTCCCCCTCGTCCTCCAGATAAATTCCCTTCGCCTTGCCGAGATAGTTGACCAGCACGTCGTCCGCCCCGGCATCGACCAGGCCGTTGATCTCCTTGTCCGAGTAATCGTAGGGCGTCTTCGTCGCTTTGAGGTAGGGCACGATCATCTTGCCCGGCACGCCCTTGCGCGCGAGATCCTTGATGTCGTCGTATCCGAGGACCCGGCCGTGACTGATGCGGGCGTAGGTGCCGGCATCGATCTTTTTCGCCTTGAGCACCTTGAGGTAGCCCGGCTGGTCCAATTGCGGCGCGTTCGTCGTGGCACAACCGCAGAGCGCGGCGACGGAAAGAACAAGGAAGAGTCTGCTCATGACGCCGTAGGGTGCACCGGATCGACCGCACGATAAAGCCGAAAGCGGCGGGGGTCCTCCTTCCCCCGCCGCTTCGTTTGCCGTGAATTGTCCGGTTTGCACCGGACACAATTCTGCCGGTTCAGACGGCTTTGTCCCCGGTTTCGTCAGTGCGGATGCGGACCGCTTCCTCCACCGTCGAGATGAAGACCTTGCCGTCGCCGATCTTCCCGGTCTTGGCCGCCTTGACGATCGCCGATGTGGCGCCCTCGACAAGGTTGTCGGAAACGACAACCTCGATCTTGATCTTGGGCAGGAAATCGACCGTGTATTCGCTGCCGCGGTAGATTTCCGTATGGCCCTTCTGGCGGCCGAATCCTTTGACCTCGCTGACCGTCATTCCCTCGATTCCGAGGTCGGACAAGGCGTCCTTCACTTCCTCGAGTTTGAACGGCTTGATGATTGCTTCGATTTTTTTCATTGGTGATTTCTCCTTTGGCAAACGGGTTGCTAGTCGAACAAGTAGCCTTCCTCGCCGTGGTCCACGGTGTCGAGGCCTTGGTTTTCCTCATCCTGGCCGGGACGCAATCCGATCGTCACTTTGACGATGAAGGCGATCACCGCGGCTGCAACGACGGACACGCCGACCGTGAGCAGCACGGCCTTGAGTTGCTCGCCGATCAGCCCGTCCTTGAGGGGCTCGACCACCGCGTTGACCGCGGGATCGGCGAAGATGCCGGTGAGGATCGCGCCGATCGTTCCCCCTACCCCGTGGATGCCGAAGGTGTCGAGTGCGTCGTCATAGCCGAGCCACTTTTTGAGATAAACGACGGCGAAAAACGGAATGATTCCCGCCGCGAAGGCCATGATGATCGCGCTGGTCGGAGTGACGAATCCGGCCGCCGGGGTGATGACCACCAACCCCGCGACGATGCCCGAGCAAAAGCCGAGCACACTCGGTTTGCCGCGCAAAACCCACTCGAGCACGGCCCACACGAAGCCCGCCACCGCGGCGCACAGCATCGTCGTGGTGAACGCATTCGCGGCGATCGCGTCGGCGCCCAGCGCGGATCCCGCGTTGAAGCCGAACCATCCCACGTAAAGCATCCCGGTGCCGATCATCACCAGCACCATCGAGTGCGGAGGCATGGGCACTTTGCCGAAACCCATGCGCGGTCCCAGGATCAGACAGAGCACGAGCGCGGTCCATCCGGACGTCATGTGCACCACCGTTCCGCCGGCGAAGTCGATCGCCTTGATGCCCGCATCCGGGTTGAGCGGACCGCACATGAAACCGGTCGTGCTCCACACCATGTGGGCCATCGGGAAATAGACGACGAACATCCAGATGGCGGTGAAAAGCATCACCGCGGAAAATTTCATGCGCTCGGCCGTCGCGCCGAAAATGAGCGCGGGCGTGATGATCGCGAAGGTGAGCTGGAACATCGCCCACACGTAGTCCGAAATCCAGTAGTAGCCGGCGCCGACCCCCGCTGCCGACATGCCGTTGAACATCGCGTTGCTCAGGTCGCCGATGAAGGCATTGCCCGCGCCGAAGCTCAGGCTGTAGCCGCAAAGCCACCACAGGAACGACACGAGGCCCGCGATGCCCAGGCACATGGCGAGGATGGAAAGCACGTTCTTCGAGCGCACGAGGCCCCCGTAGAACAAAGCCAATCCCGGCAAAGTCATGAACAGAACCAAAGCCGTGGACACCATCTGCCACGCATTGTGTCCGGGACCCGGCGCTTTGATCTTCGACGCGTCGCCCGACGGACGATCGACGTTGTTGATGTAGGCCTCGAGGTCTTCGACGCGCTGTTCAAGCGTGGGCGCCCCTGCAGGAGCCTCCGCGGTCGCAGCGGTCACGGACTCCGTGACAGTGCCTTCTTCGGTTGAGACCGACACGGTTTCCGTGACGGCCGACATCGTCTCCTGCGCCCGGAGCGGCGAAGCCGCGCAAAGCGACAAGACCGCGACGAGCAGCATGGACTCCCATCTTGTTTTTTTCATCAGTTTCATAGTTGTTGTTGTGGTTCCGGGCTCGTCCCGCTGCTGCAGCCCCCGGCTCTACCGCCCGGGAAACCGCCGCAAGGGGCAAGTTGCCGGACAAAAAGAAAAGCAACTGCCGTGCCAAGTGCCCGCGGATTCCGGAATGACCGGCTTTGCCACTCAGACGCCGGTCAAATCGGTGCAGCACCCGGGCACCCGCACTGGGCAAATTTCGCCAGCGCCCCGATCCAAGCGACGCCCAACCTTACCCCGCGCTGGCGACAAAGTCCTTGTGTGATGGCTTGTTTCTGATTGATTTTTCTCAGCGACCAATCTGCCACCTCTCTCCGGCAGGCCACTGTCGATGTTGTATTATGGACAGCCGCCCGGCCCGACCGCACGTTTCATTCGGATCACCATCCGGCCGCTCGTTTTTCCATCTGCGGCTCTCGCGGCGCACGACAATCAATATCATCTTGGGTGCCTGCGCCCTGGCGGTGCTGTCAACCACCGCGGCTTGGGGAACGCGGAAGCTTTTCGCCAAACCCGAGGGCTCCGTCGGCACCACCTACGAACTGCAACCCGGTCCCTGGGGCAAGATCACCGTTCAGCCCATCCTCATCGAAGCGCCGGCAAGTCTGCCATCGCTCAATTTCCGCCTCGGCGACGGGCGCTGGTATTTCCGCGCCCGCAACCCGGATGAGGTTGCCGCCCTCCTCCGTGCATCGGGCCTGACCACGGAGCAAGCCGGACGCATTCTTCCGCTCCTGCAGCGGGTGCCGGACCGCAGCGACTTGCTCGCCGCAACACCGCCGGAAGACCTCGTGCGCTCGCTCTCCATGGATGTCCGCTCGGCACTTTATGACAAACTGGCGGACATTCCGGAGAATTTTCCCCAAGTCGAACCCTTCCGGACCACCGACATGCACCTGGAAAAGTGGTTGGAGGGCGCCAAACTTCCGCCGGAGGTTGTTGCCGGGGTCGAAAGCCTCATGTGGCGGCGGGGATCCGGGCTGTTCTTTTCGGACTACAACATCGTGGCCGACAAAATCACCTCTCCCGTGGTCAAGCTGGAGCTGCTCAGACAACTCACCCGCAAGTCATCCGCCATCCTCACGATCCAAGTCCCTGCCGGGGGCGCCACGGACAACCTCGTGGCCTATTACGGCACGGGCGGACGGCGCGACAAAGTGGAACCCCTGCTTCGCGGACTCGGCCAAGCCGGCGGCGGCCCGCTCGGATTGTCGAACATGTTGCCCATGTTTGCGCGCGCGCGCCTTTACCGGTTCCCCGATCCGCTGCCGGGCAAAGACATCGGCCCCGACTGCCATTGGACGACTTTCAACTTTTTCGCCCGCGGCGAGCCGGACGCCTCGCTGAACGACCCGGCTTATATCGAGAAATTGCTGCGCGACAATTACCAGCCGGTCAACGGCGCTCCGCGCTTCGGGGATGTCGTGCTGCTCAAGTTGCCGGACGGTTCGGCCATCCACTCTGCCACCTACATCGCGGACAACATGGTCTTCACCAAAAACGGCCCGTCGCTGGCGGCGCCTTTCATGTTTTCCACGATCGAAGACATGCTGGCCTTTTATCCCAAAAGCCAAAGCATCCGCCTCGCCTACTACCGCCGCAGGGATGCATAATAAGCGGCGCTCCAGGGCCGCCACCACAGTATGAACGAAAAGCCACGCATCCTCGCCCGCGTCTTCGCTTACCTGCGGCGATACCCGCTGCTCGCCGCGACAACACTCGCTTGCGCGCTCGGCTCGTCGGTGATGGTGATCGTCTTTCCGGTCGTCACCCAGCGCATTGTGGACGACGTTTTGCGCGGCGGGAAAACCGCGGAGCTGTGGCCGATGATCGCTCTGGCCGCGTTCGGCTTCCTTGCGCAGGACGGCCTCAACACGTTGCGCATCCTGCTCAACAACACCTTCGAGCAAAAAGTCCTCTTCGACCTCCGCAGCGACCTTTACGCCAGGCTGCAATCGCTTCCGCTCGCGTGGTTCGACCACCGCGCCACCGGCGACATCATGACCCGCGTCGTCGAGGACGTGAACAATGTCGAACGCGTCCTCATCGACGGCATCGAGCAGGGCGCGGTCGCCATCCTGCAAATCGCGGTCGTGCTCGCCCTCATGTTTTGGTGGAGTCCGACGCTCGCCCTCTGCGCCCTCACGCCCGTGCCGTTCCTCTTCGCCGGCGCGCTTGCATACACGCTCACCGCGGGCAAACGCTACAGCGCGCAGCGACGGGCCGCATCCGACCTCAACGCCCTCCTGCACGACAATCTCGACGGTATCCGGCAGATCAAAGGCTACGCGCGGGAATCCAGCGAGCACCGCCGTTTCAACGAATCGAGCGGCAAACTGCGCGAGGCGACGCTGGTCGTCATGCAAGCATGGGCGTTTTACAGCCCGGGCATGAGCTTTCTTTCGTCGATCGGCAGCCTCGTCGTCCTCGGCTACGGAGGCTGGGCTGCACTTCACGGAAAATTGGACCTCGGCGTGCTCGTTGCGTTTCTCGTCCTGGTCCGGTTCCTTTACGAACCCGTCGGGCGCTTGCACCAACTCAACCAGATCATGCAAGCCGGGCGTGCCGCGGGTCGCCGCGTTTTCGACATTCTCGATGCCGCGCCGGAACCGGACGCCGGCCGCGCCCCGCTTCCCGCGACATTGCGGGGAGAAATCCGCTTCGACAACGTGGACTTCTCCTACGGCGACGGCCCGGGCGTTCTTCGCGACATCTGCCTCGAGGCAAAACCGGGCGAAACCGTGGCACTGGTCGGTCCCACCGGAGCGGGCAAATCCTCGCTCGTCGGATTGCTCATGCGGCTCTACGAATGGGGCGGAGGAACCATCACCCTCGACGGCCAAGACATCCGCTCGTTCGCCAAAAAAGACCTGCGGCGCGCGGTCGGCCTTGTCTCGCAGGAAAGCTTTCTTTTCAACGGCACCGTGGCCGACAACCTGCGCTTCGGGAAACCCGATGCGACCGACGAGGAACTTTGGACCGCCTTGCGCGCGGCCAACGCCGCCGGATTCGTCGAACGCCTGCCGAAGAAGCTCGAAACCGAGGTGGGCGAGCGCGGCGTGCGCCTCAGCGTCGGCGAAAAACAGCGCATTTCCATCGCACGCGCGTTGTTGAAGGACCCGCCGGTCCTCATCCTCGACGAAGCCACGGCAAGCGTGGACAACACCACCGAGCGGCTGATCCAGGAAGCCCTCGACCGCTTGTTGCAGAAGCGCACCAGCTTTGTCATAGCGCACCGGCTCTCGACCGTGCGCCACGCCGACCAAATCCTCGTCCTCGACCGCGGCCGCATTGTCGAACGCGGCAAACACGACGAACTCCTGGCCCTGGGCGGACTCTACGCCCGCCTCTGCGCCGGCACCGGGTTGTTGAACGAGGCATAAAACTCTCGCGGAGTGAAACTTCTCAAGGACCGCTTCGGCAATTCGATCCGACTCACCGATGAACGGTTGGCTCACATTCTGGAACATCGCGAAATGCGAAGCATGGCCGCGGATATCGAGCGGGCCTTGCTCGAGCCGCAATTGGTTCGGCGTTCACGCTCGGATGAATCCGTGCAGTTGTTTTACAACTTCCACGCCCAAACAATCGTTGGTGGCAAATGGCTCTGTGTTGTGGTTAAGTGTGCCGAGCATGATGCGTTTGTCGTCACGGCTTATCTGACGGACAAACCCAAAGCCGGGTTGGATCTATGGCCGACAAAGTAAGAGTTTGGTTCGATGCTGAGGCGGATTTCCTCGAAGTCCGCTTTTCCGATGCTGCCGGATATGAAATAGCAACCGGGAATGATGCCGTGATGGAACGCGTGGACGAGCAGGGCAAAGTGATTGGCTTCAGTGTTCTCGGCGTAAGCCGCTTCAAGAAGTCCCGGCCATTGGTAGCCGACCTTGTGCCAGTATAGCCGGCACCGGGTTGCTCAACGAGGCCTGACCGGCAAAAGCCCGCGGCCGTCCCGCTCGGGCCTCGAATTCAAATCTCGGCCTTATCTCCCCCCATTCCTATTGACACTCTGACGCGCAAAGTTCATCCAACACCCATGGAAAACACGCCTCCTCCGGTTCCGTCGCCATCCAACCAGCCATCGGAAGCCCCGCTGACGGCGCCTGCATCCTCCACACCGCCGCCGGTTCCCACGCGCGAAGATCAAAGCTGGGCCATCGCGCTGCATTTGAGCGGCTTCGCCGGGTTTCTCGTGCCCTCGCTCGGGCAAATCCTCGCGCCGCTCGTGATCTGGCTCATCAAGCGTCCCGAAAGCCCCTACCTCGACCGCATTGGCAAAGAAGTGCTCAACTTCCAAATCAGCTACACCATTTACGGCGCGGTCGCCTTCGCCCTCTGCTGGCTTTGCATCGGCTTCCTTGTCCTGCCCGTTGTCGTCATTCTCTGGATTGTTTACATGATCATGGCCGCGGTCAAAACCAGCAACGGCCAAGACTACCAATATCCGTTCACCATCAGGTTCCTGCAGTAAACGATCGTTTGACAACGCGGCCGCCCGGTCCTACTTTTCCCGCCGTAGGGGGCGTATCTGGTTTCGACTCATGGTGCGAAACGACGTCCGCATGCCGAGGATGATCCGTTGGCCTCGTAAATAATCGGATCAAAAAAATAACAGCAGAGACCGAAGATCTCGCTCTCGCGGCTTAATCGCCCGCGACGGCTTCCAGTTGACGCCTGCTAGGCGGGAAGCCGACGACAGCAGGCAACCCG
Proteins encoded in this window:
- a CDS encoding DUF4870 domain-containing protein, with amino-acid sequence MENTPPPVPSPSNQPSEAPLTAPASSTPPPVPTREDQSWAIALHLSGFAGFLVPSLGQILAPLVIWLIKRPESPYLDRIGKEVLNFQISYTIYGAVAFALCWLCIGFLVLPVVVILWIVYMIMAAVKTSNGQDYQYPFTIRFLQ
- a CDS encoding DUF2283 domain-containing protein, whose protein sequence is MADKVRVWFDAEADFLEVRFSDAAGYEIATGNDAVMERVDEQGKVIGFSVLGVSRFKKSRPLVADLVPV
- a CDS encoding DUF4258 domain-containing protein; the encoded protein is MRSMAADIERALLEPQLVRRSRSDESVQLFYNFHAQTIVGGKWLCVVVKCAEHDAFVVTAYLTDKPKAGLDLWPTK